The Halorussus gelatinilyticus genome contains the following window.
GTCGTCGTGACCGTCGTGCGAGTCGTCGCTCATAATAGACGCTCCTCGCGGAGTGGATTGAATGTCGTGGTTTCCACGGGCCGGTCGGCGAGCGGTACCGACCGCGCTCACGCGGGTATCTCGGTTGCGGCGGGCGAATTCGACCGCGCGGTCGAATTCGCCGGGACGGACCGGTCCGGGGATGCGCTCGCGTTTGCCGTCGGCGGTACGCTCGCGTTTGTCGGGTCGGTCGTGTTCGCCGGACCGCTCACGTTTGCCGGACCGCTCGCGTTTGCCGGACCGCTCGCGTTCGGCGCGTTCGAGACGTTCCCCGCGCTCGCGTTCGGCGGCGCGGTCACGAGTCGCTCGTCGGCGTGGGCCGCGAGCCACTGGCGGTACGTCTCGGGGTCCACGACGTACACCGCCGCGCGCATCCGGGCGTGGCCGTCGCCGCAGAACTCCGTGCAGTAACCCCGATACCGGCCGTTCTCCAAGGCGCGGGTCAGGAGCGTCGTGTCGTGGCCCGGAAACACGTCCTGCTTGAGTCCGAGTTTCGGGACGAAAAGCGAGTGAATCACCCTGTCCGCCCGGAGCTGTAACCGGGCGTCCTCGCCGCGGGGCAGGACCAGCAGGTTCTGGGTCGTGACGTTCGCGTCGGTGTAGGTGAACTGCCAGCCCCACCGGTAGGCCAGCACGTCGATCTCCACGTCGGCCTCCACGTCCGGCGGCGGCGCGGCCTCCGCCTCGGGCGTCGGCGAGATGTACGGACTCGCCAGCACGTTGTACGCCGACCACCCGACGAACACGAGGACGATGGCGGTCGCCACGGTCCACGTGACTTCGAGCGTCGGGTTCTCGGCGGTCGGCTCGGGGTCGTCGTTGCCCCGGAACCGAATCACGGCGTAGACGAGGATGACCTCGACGAACAGCGTGAGCGGGAGCGCGACGTAGAGCAACTGCAGGTTCAGCCTGTCGATGAGGTTCCGGTTGACCGATTGGGCGGCCGCCGGTGCGACGCCGCCGAGTCCGAGCGCGAACAGCGCCGCGGCCGCGAGGACGCTCCACCGAATCGCGGCGCGTCCGCTCGGCCGAGTCGCGCGCTGTCCTCGCCGCCGGCTCACTGCGTGTCCCCCCGAGTCCCCATGCACGTGCCCGACGACGGACGAACTGAAGTAAGTGCCGCCCACGGTACTGACGAACCGCCGCCCGCGGCACCGACGAACCGCCGCCCCCTGGACTGCCGAACTACCGGTTCACGGCTATCCCCGGTGGTCCGGCCTCCACTTTTATTCCGATTCGGGCCGACTCCTGCATCCATGCGTGGGGGACGAACGGGGACGCCGACAGCGACGGGGAAACGATGAACGGCCCGACGGTCGAGTTCGCGGCGCTCTGTCTGGTCGTACTGAGCGTCGGCGCGCTCGCTCGCCACGCGAAGCGACGGGCGCGCGCCGACGGCGGAGAGTACCCCGGCCGGGAGGGGTGGTTCGACGCCGAGGCGCTGACCGACGGTGTCGTCCGGTGGACGACGACGACGAACCACCGCGACGTGGGCCTGCTGTACATCGCGTTCGGCACGTTCGCGGCGCTCTGGGGCGGTATCGACGGGATGATGATTCGGACCGAACTGCTGACGCCGCCGGCCGACATCTGGACCGAGAGCACCTACAACGCCCTCTTCACGACTCACGGGCTGACGATGCTGTTCTTCTTCGTGACGCCCGTCTTCTTCGGCATCGGGAACTACTTCATCCCGCTACTGGTGGACGCCGAGGACATGGCGTTCCCGCGGGTCAACGCCATCGGTTTCTGGTTGCTCCCGCCCGCGCTCCTGCTCGCGCGGGCCGGCCTGCTCTCGCAGGTCTCGGGGCAGTTCCTCGGTTTGCTCGCGCCCGACGCGCTCGCGGAGGTGGTCCGCTTCTTCGAGAGCATCGAAGCGCCCGGCGTCGGGTGGACGATGTACACGCCGCTGTCGATAACGGTGGACAACCCCCAGATGGACTTACTCCTGCTCGGACTCCACCTCAGCGGCATCGGCACCGTGCTGGGCGCTATCAACTTCGTCGTGACCATCGTCTACGAGCGCGGCCCGTCGATCGAGTGGGAGACCCTCGACATTTTCTCGTGGACGATGCTCACGACGAGCGGCCTCGTCATCTTCGCGTTCCCGCTGCTCGGGAGCGCGCTGGTGATGCTCCTGCTGGACCGCAACTTCGGCACGACGTTCTTCACCGTCGAGGGCGGCGGTCCCCTGCTGTGGCAACACCTCTTCTGGTACTTCGGCCACCCGGAGGTGTACATCATCTTCCTGCCCGCGACGGGGCTGATGAGCTTCATCCTCCCGAAGTTCGCCCGGCGCGCGCTCTTCGGGTTCAAGTACATCGTCTACTCGACGCTGGCCATCGGCGTCCTCTCGTTCGGCGTCTGGGCACACCACATGTTCGCCACGGGAATCGACCCGCGGATTCGCGCGAGTTTCATGTTCGTCTCCATCGCCATCGCGGTGCCCTCCGCTATCAAGGTGTTCAACTGGCTGACGACCATCTGGGACGGGACCGTCAGACTCACCGCGCCGATGGTCCTCTGCGTGAGTTCCATCGGGATGTTCGTCGTCGGCGGCGTGACGGGCGTCTTTCTGGCGGCCATCCCGGTGGACCTGCTCTACCACGGGACCTACTACGTCGTCGGCCACTTCCACTTCATCGTGATGGGCATCATCCCGCTGATGATGTTCGCCGCGAGCTACTTCTGGTACCCCATCATCACCGGCCGACTCTACGACCGGGAACTCGCGCTGTTCCAGTCGGTCCTGCTCGTGTTCGGCGCGGTCGTCGCGTTCGGGTCGCTCGTCGTGCTGGGGTTCATGGAACTCCCGCGCAGACACGCGGTCTATCCCGAGATGTTCGCGCCGGTCCAGCAGGTCGCCACCGTCGGCGCGTTCCTCGTCGGTATCAGCGTCCTGCTGTGGCTCTACAACATGATTTGGTCGGCGTGGAACGGGACGCCGGTGCGCTCGGCCGACGTGTGGAACCTGAAGGAGACCGAGCAGTTCACCCGCGAGTGGGAGTGGTTCGAGGAGGAACTCGAACGCAAGTACGCCATCGAACCGACCGAACCCGAGACGACCCGGTCCGCGGCCGCGACCGAACCCGGCGAGGGCAGTCCGCAGGTGCTGACCGACGTCACGTCCGTCACCGGCGCGGTTCGGGACAACGCCGCCGTCGCGGCGCTCGGCGGACTGGTCGGCACGCTCCTGCTGTCGGGCGTCCTCTTTCCCGCGACCATCATCGGCGTCTTCGATTTGGCGTCGTTCGCCGACCTCTCGGAACTGGTCGGTCTCCCGCGGAGCATCGCGCTGGGCTACGGCCTGTTCCTCGCCGGCGGGATGACGACGTGGGCGCTGTTGTTCGTCGCCTTGGCGTCCTACCTGCCGGGGAGAGTCCTCGTCGTCCGGGGGCTCTCGTACGCGACCATCGTCGCGGCCGGGTTCCTGGTCGCGTTCTACTCGGGGCAGTCCGGACTCGAACTGGTCGGCTTCGTGGTCTTCACGCTCGTCGCCCACTGGCTCTACGGCTTCGGTCTGGCGGCGACGATTCAGGCCGTCTCCCTGCGGGGCGTCGAACGATGAGCGGGAGCCGCCGCTCGGGAGGTGCGGTCGTAGTGACCGCGCCCCGCGACTCCGGGAGTGGGCCGCCGTGAGCGGGACGTCCGGCCCGCCCCGGACCGACCGGACCACGCGGGGTGCCCTGCTAACCTACGGCGCGCCCTTGCTCGGCGCGCTCCTCGTCGCGGCCGGCATCGCGGGGAGCGTCCTCGGCGGCTACGCCATCGTCCAAGACGAGTTCGGACTCTGCGGCGACCCGACCATCGGCGTCTCCGACCCGCCCACCGCGACGGGCGCGGAGTCGGCGGGGGAGTCCGCGGCGGGAGCGGAAGGTGGGCAAGCGGACACCGCCGGCCCGGTGCTGGCGAGATTCGACCTCGACGACCTCTCGCCCGCGGAACGCCGCGCCATCGAGCGCGCGCTCGCGGAACCGGGCGGACAGGCGGACGTGCGCGGCGCGTTCCCCAACCGCGAGGCTTTCGAGCAGGGCGCGGTCGTCCGCGTCGAGGGACGCCGCTACTACGTCACCGTCGTCTCGTCGGTCGAGTGTCTCGGCGTGGACCCGCTCGTCCTTCCGCTCGGTCTGGTCGCCATCCTGCTCGGCATCGGCGGCGTCCTCACGCCGCCCGCGTACCGGCGACTCCTCGAACGCGGCGACGCCGGACGGTTCGGCCGGTAGCCCCTCGGCGTTCCCGACGCGCCGACTCAGAGCGATATCTCCGCGCCGACGTACAGCACGGCGACCAGGAAGAGCCACACGGCGTCCACGAAGTGCCAGTAGAGCGAGACCGTCGAGACCGAGGTGTCGCGCTCGGCGTCGTACTGGCCCCGGAGCGCACGCCAGAGGACGATGCCGACGAGGACGACCCCGAGCGCGACGTGCAGGCCGTGGAGTCCCGTCAGGCCGAAGAACGCCGAGGCGAACACGCCGCTGGTCAGGGTGAACTCCTCCTCGCCCACGAACGTCGCGTACTCGGCGATTTGACCGGCGAGGAACACCACCCCGAGCGCGAACGTCGCGCCGAGCAGTGCGAGGAACCGGCGGCGGTGCCCCTCGTCGAGCGCTTCGTGGGCGAAGTGGAGCGTGACACTCGACGCGACCAGCAGGGCGGTGTTGACCAGCACGAGCGACCCGACCAGTTCGGGGAGTTCGCCCGGTGGCCACGTCCAAATACGGACGTAGAAGTAGTAGACGAACCCCGCGCCGAACGTCGCCACGTCGGTCACGAGGAAGATGACCATCGTCGCGCGGTACGCCCGTCGCTTCCGGTCGCTGGCCGCCCGCGCCCAGTAGTCGCTGAGGTACGCCTGTCGGAGCCAGCCGACCAGTCCGCCGGTCAGCACGGCGAACCCGACGACGGCGATGCCGACCCCGACCGGACTCGGGAAGATGCCGGCGCGGTTCCCGACGAGCGCGAGCGCGGCCCCGGTGTAGAGTATCGCCGCGCCCGCGGCCCCGACGATGGGCCAGCGACTCCGATGCTCGTGTTCGTGGTCGTGCGCGTCCCCCTCGGCGACCCCGGCGTCGGTCTCCCCCATCCGACGGGAAGACGACGGCGAGCGAAAAACGAGTTGTGGTCGGTCGGGGTCGGTCCGCCGTCGCACGCTCGTCAGCCCACGATGGTCGCGCGCTCGTCAGTCAGCCGTCGTCGCGGGACCGTCGCCGGCGTCGGCGAGCGCCGCTCCGGTCCGGAGTTGGTCGAGCGCGTCCGCCCCGTTGACCGCCATGAACACGAACCCGACCTTACTGATGAGGTCGAGGTAGGTGACGACCATCACCTCGGTCCCGACGTGCAACAGGCCGAGTCCCAGCGGGCCGAGAATCCAGACCACGGGGTAGATGGTCCAGAGGACGACCGTGAGGTTCCGGAGCTTCGTGAACACCGCGCTCACGCGGTCGCCGTGGAGGGTCGCCTGCCGGGGAAGGACCCGCAGGAGCAGGTACAGCAGGCCGACGTAGGCGACACAGCCGACCAGATACGCGACGTAGCTGTACGGTGCCGAGAGCAGGCCCGCGACGACGCCCGACCCGATCACCAGCACGTCCACGCCGACCAGCGCGAGGTAGGTCTTCCGCTCGGGGCGACAGAGCATCCCGAGATACAGTACCAGCAGGGGCGTCGTCACCAGCCAGTCGAGGTACCGGGGCAGGAACAGCGCGGCGTCGCCGACCGCCACCTTCCCGATGCCGAGCGCCATGGCGAGGTACGCCGCGGCCGCGAATCCGGTCACGCCCGCCAGCACCGCGTAGTAGGTGGTGTGTCGGCGGTCGGTGGCGAGTCGCCACAGCGGGAAGGCGGTGCCGACCGCCATGCCGAGCGCGCCGAGCCAGAACCACATCGACGTGAGGGCCATCAGTCGTTCACCTCCGCGGACCGGAACTCGGTGTCGTCCAGCGGCCCGGCCCCGCGCGTCACTCTGAAATCGTCCAACAACTGCGAGAGTTCCGACGCCCGCTCGGCGAGGTCGTCGGCGTCGCTCCGGACCTCCGCCAGCGTCTCGGTCTGGGCCTCGGCGGCCTCGGAGACCGACTCGGCCTGACTCGTCGTCTCCTCGCTGATGGAGGCCACGTCGTCCACCATCTGGACGACCGCCGACGACGACTGTGCCTGGTCGTCGGTCGCGGCCTGAATCTCCTGAATCTGTGCGTCGGTCTCCTCCGCGTACTCCGCGATCTCTTCGAGCGCGTCGATGGCACCCTCGACCGTCTCGACGCCGGTGCTGATGCGGTCGCTGGTCTCGGCCATGCCCTCGACGGACTGGGCGGTCTTCTCTTGGACCCGCTCGATGCGGCCCTCGATTTCGGCGGCCGACTCCTTGGTCTCCTCCGCGAGGTTCTTCACCTCGTCGGCGACCACGGCGAACCCGTCGCCCTCGGCGTCGGTCCGCGCGGCCTCGATGGAGGCGTTCAGCGCGAGCATGTTGGTCTGCTCGGCGATTTCGGTGATGACCTCCACGATGTCGCCGATGGCCTCCATCTCGGCGTCGAGTTCCTCGATTTCCTCGGCGGTCCGCTCGGTCTGGGCCTCGACCGTGTCCATCTCCGCGAGGGCCTCCTCGGCGGCTTCCCTGCCGAGTTCGCCCGCGGCCGCGGCCTGCTGAGAGGTCGCGGCCACGTCGTCCACGGTGGCGGCGACCTGTTGGGCGCTGGCCGAGAGGGTGTTCATCTCGCTGGCGACCTCGCCGAGTTGGTCGGTCTGGCGCGCCGCGCCCTCCGATATTTCGGAGACCGATTGGCTGACCTCCTCGCCGGTCGTCATCACCTCCTCGGCGCTCCCCTCCACGTCCACGACCGCGTTAGAGACGTGCGAGGCGAAGCGCTTGACGTTCGCCACCGTGCGCTCGATGTCGTCCAGCATGTCGTTGAGCGACTCGCCGATGGCGACCATCGCCTCGCTCCGACTCTCGGTCTCGACCCGGACCGAGAGGTCGCCGTCCGCCGCGCCGTTCATCACGTCCTCGTAGTGGCTCGCCTTCGATTCGAGGTGCGACGAGAGGGCTTCGGCCTCCCCGCGGCGACTCTCGGCCTCGCGCCGGGCGGCCTCCGCGTTTTCTTTGGCCTCTTCCGCACTCTTTCGGGCCTCCTCGGCCTCGCGTATCTGCTCGCGCAGCGAGTCGCGCATCCGGGCGAACGAGTCGTACAGCGTCCCGAACTCGTCGCGGCGGGTGGTCTCCAAGTCCACCTGGAGGTCGCCGCCCGCCATCGCGTCGGCCTTCCGGGAGAGTTGCCGGAGCGAGACGACGGTGTTCGAGCCGACGGTCACGCCGACGAGCGCGAGGCTCACGACCGCCACGAGGATGAGTCCGAGGATGTTCGAGGTCACGGCGTCGCTGAGCGCGTAGGCCTCGCTGGCCGGCGCGTGGACGACGACCACCCAGTCGGTCGATTGCATCGGCGCGTACGCCATGAGCATCCCGCCGTCCATCTGCATGAAGCCCGACTTCCCGGCGAGACCTCGATTGACGGCGGGGCTGTCAGCGCCGCGGTGGTGGGTCGTCAGGAGTTTGCTCGCGTCGGGGTGCGCGAGATAGCTCCCCGAGGAGTTGAGGACGACCGTGTAGCCGCCTTCGACCCCGCCGGTCAGCGAGCGCGTGCGCTTCTCGATGTTGACCATGTAGATGACGCGCTTGTCGGGCGCGTCGGGGACCGGCGCGACGACCGCCACGACCGGGAAGTCCACGGCCGGGACCGTGAACGGTTCCGAGACGTGGACGTCCTTCTCGTCGAAGTCCGGCGGGTCGGCGGCGAACGGCGCGCCCTGCGCGGCCGGACTGACCCCGACCAATTTCTCGCTCGAACTGGTCACGATGGTCTTCTCGGCGGCGTCGTAGTAGTGGACCGCGACGACGCCGTCGGGAACGTTCCCGTCGGCGACCAGTCCGTTCAGGCGGTCCCGGATACGGTCGCGGTCACCGCTCCGGAACACCGGATGCTGAGCGGTCACCTGCGTCTGAGTCTTCACGCTCGACAGCCACGCGTCCAAGCTCTCGGCCCGCGAGTTCGACAGGGTCTTCAGCTCCTCTTGGGCGTCGTCTTGGACCTGTTCGGCGGTCTGTGCTTGCACTAGCGCGCCGACTGCGACCGTGATAGCGACGACCGACACCAGCGCGATAGCGAGTTTGA
Protein-coding sequences here:
- the coxB gene encoding cytochrome c oxidase subunit II, whose amino-acid sequence is MSRRRGQRATRPSGRAAIRWSVLAAAALFALGLGGVAPAAAQSVNRNLIDRLNLQLLYVALPLTLFVEVILVYAVIRFRGNDDPEPTAENPTLEVTWTVATAIVLVFVGWSAYNVLASPYISPTPEAEAAPPPDVEADVEIDVLAYRWGWQFTYTDANVTTQNLLVLPRGEDARLQLRADRVIHSLFVPKLGLKQDVFPGHDTTLLTRALENGRYRGYCTEFCGDGHARMRAAVYVVDPETYRQWLAAHADERLVTAPPNASAGNVSNAPNASGPANASGPANVSGPANTTDPTNASVPPTANASASPDRSVPANSTARSNSPAATEIPA
- a CDS encoding cytochrome c oxidase subunit 3, with translation MGETDAGVAEGDAHDHEHEHRSRWPIVGAAGAAILYTGAALALVGNRAGIFPSPVGVGIAVVGFAVLTGGLVGWLRQAYLSDYWARAASDRKRRAYRATMVIFLVTDVATFGAGFVYYFYVRIWTWPPGELPELVGSLVLVNTALLVASSVTLHFAHEALDEGHRRRFLALLGATFALGVVFLAGQIAEYATFVGEEEFTLTSGVFASAFFGLTGLHGLHVALGVVLVGIVLWRALRGQYDAERDTSVSTVSLYWHFVDAVWLFLVAVLYVGAEISL
- a CDS encoding methyl-accepting chemotaxis protein, with amino-acid sequence MGQRTPFLERIRRSYALKLAIALVSVVAITVAVGALVQAQTAEQVQDDAQEELKTLSNSRAESLDAWLSSVKTQTQVTAQHPVFRSGDRDRIRDRLNGLVADGNVPDGVVAVHYYDAAEKTIVTSSSEKLVGVSPAAQGAPFAADPPDFDEKDVHVSEPFTVPAVDFPVVAVVAPVPDAPDKRVIYMVNIEKRTRSLTGGVEGGYTVVLNSSGSYLAHPDASKLLTTHHRGADSPAVNRGLAGKSGFMQMDGGMLMAYAPMQSTDWVVVVHAPASEAYALSDAVTSNILGLILVAVVSLALVGVTVGSNTVVSLRQLSRKADAMAGGDLQVDLETTRRDEFGTLYDSFARMRDSLREQIREAEEARKSAEEAKENAEAARREAESRRGEAEALSSHLESKASHYEDVMNGAADGDLSVRVETESRSEAMVAIGESLNDMLDDIERTVANVKRFASHVSNAVVDVEGSAEEVMTTGEEVSQSVSEISEGAARQTDQLGEVASEMNTLSASAQQVAATVDDVAATSQQAAAAGELGREAAEEALAEMDTVEAQTERTAEEIEELDAEMEAIGDIVEVITEIAEQTNMLALNASIEAARTDAEGDGFAVVADEVKNLAEETKESAAEIEGRIERVQEKTAQSVEGMAETSDRISTGVETVEGAIDALEEIAEYAEETDAQIQEIQAATDDQAQSSSAVVQMVDDVASISEETTSQAESVSEAAEAQTETLAEVRSDADDLAERASELSQLLDDFRVTRGAGPLDDTEFRSAEVND
- a CDS encoding DUF6789 family protein — translated: MNGPTVEFAALCLVVLSVGALARHAKRRARADGGEYPGREGWFDAEALTDGVVRWTTTTNHRDVGLLYIAFGTFAALWGGIDGMMIRTELLTPPADIWTESTYNALFTTHGLTMLFFFVTPVFFGIGNYFIPLLVDAEDMAFPRVNAIGFWLLPPALLLARAGLLSQVSGQFLGLLAPDALAEVVRFFESIEAPGVGWTMYTPLSITVDNPQMDLLLLGLHLSGIGTVLGAINFVVTIVYERGPSIEWETLDIFSWTMLTTSGLVIFAFPLLGSALVMLLLDRNFGTTFFTVEGGGPLLWQHLFWYFGHPEVYIIFLPATGLMSFILPKFARRALFGFKYIVYSTLAIGVLSFGVWAHHMFATGIDPRIRASFMFVSIAIAVPSAIKVFNWLTTIWDGTVRLTAPMVLCVSSIGMFVVGGVTGVFLAAIPVDLLYHGTYYVVGHFHFIVMGIIPLMMFAASYFWYPIITGRLYDRELALFQSVLLVFGAVVAFGSLVVLGFMELPRRHAVYPEMFAPVQQVATVGAFLVGISVLLWLYNMIWSAWNGTPVRSADVWNLKETEQFTREWEWFEEELERKYAIEPTEPETTRSAAATEPGEGSPQVLTDVTSVTGAVRDNAAVAALGGLVGTLLLSGVLFPATIIGVFDLASFADLSELVGLPRSIALGYGLFLAGGMTTWALLFVALASYLPGRVLVVRGLSYATIVAAGFLVAFYSGQSGLELVGFVVFTLVAHWLYGFGLAATIQAVSLRGVER
- a CDS encoding bacteriorhodopsin: MALTSMWFWLGALGMAVGTAFPLWRLATDRRHTTYYAVLAGVTGFAAAAYLAMALGIGKVAVGDAALFLPRYLDWLVTTPLLVLYLGMLCRPERKTYLALVGVDVLVIGSGVVAGLLSAPYSYVAYLVGCVAYVGLLYLLLRVLPRQATLHGDRVSAVFTKLRNLTVVLWTIYPVVWILGPLGLGLLHVGTEVMVVTYLDLISKVGFVFMAVNGADALDQLRTGAALADAGDGPATTAD